AAAGGAATTATCCCAGAGGGGGACCGAAGGTTTAGGATGCCTACCTGTCAGTGGCAGTAGTCTTTCATTTAAGAAAGTAAACTTTCCATTTCACTTGCCAGTTCTTTTGTCTCTCCTAGCACCCCAAAGGTATTCATGAAGCTTCCTGGCCTGTGATGGCTCATTTGCAGAGACAGGGTCTTAGTTCAGTGACATAGCTGGATGACCCACTACTGATATCCAACCAGAAAGGGTACTTGAAAGCAAGGTGGGAGAGACAACATCGCTGTTGGAGAGCTTGGGTTCCAGATCAATTCTACTTAACACACATGTTGACACGTTGAGCTATTATAACTGCAGTGCAACAAAAGAAAATAGCGTGTGCAAATGAAAATGTGGAAGAGTACTTAAGTGACTTTGCAAGTGCAGGGTTTGAAGAATACAAGGACTTTGATCAATCAACTGAACCCGATGACTCATGGGATCCTGCATCAGTAATGTCTGTATTCCTTGAACGTTATTTTAATCACTCCCTTCCAGACCAAGACAAGGATGTCATCTTAaaggaatttttttttaaatctaaaCTATCTGGCATTGGAGGCCCACAAGCTTGACGGGTTAGTTAAGCAGCAGTTGTCAAGGACCCTCAGTTTGGTCCGGAGAGGACCTTTTATATAAACTGCATGAGTAGCTCTTGGAGGTAGTAGGACCATGGCAGATATCTTGAATCCGGAAAGTTGACCTGAGGACAGGTGATTTGCAGAGGCAGGGTCTTTGTTCAGTAATATACCTGGATGACATACTTCTGATGTCCCACCACAGTGATCACTGATAACCAAGGTGGAAGAGACAACTTTCCTATTGGAGAGCTTGGGGTTTTGGATTAACTGAGACAAGTCCCATCTAGCTCCAACCCAGGAGATCACGCACCTGGTGGATTCCCAAGTGAAGTCACTCTGACTGACACAGGACAAGATGACCCAAGTGAGGCAGACCTAGTGGGGACATGCTCCATCAAGGCACCTGGACTCTGAGAGAACTGGCCAGGTAGTAGGCATACTGTCAGTTACAAAGCAGGCAGCCCCTCTCCATTATTGTCATTTGCAACATCTGGCTGATCCAATCACTCAGACAGTTGGCTTGTTCGACACATTGGTGACCTTGACTTCAACAAAAGACCAGAATGGTGGACCCAACACCTCGATTGCTGGAGATCGAAATGCCGTCTCCAGATACTACCATGGAGACAAATGCCTCCAAGATAGGCTGGGGGGCTATCTGCAAGGGTACCAGAACCAGGGAATTGTGCAGGAGCAGCATCGTTACTTCAATTGCTTGGAACTTCAGGCCGGGGAGTTTGCCGTAAGGTCATTCATGAAGTAACAGTCCAACTTGTATGTGCACCTATGGATGTACAATCAGATGGTAGTTGCTTACGTCAACAAGATGAGGGGCACTCACTCTCCAGTCCTGATCCATCGAGCATGTGAATCGTGGCAGTGGTGCCTCTATAGAGGGAAAACAAACAGCTCCCTGGCAGTCAAAACAAGGTGGAGCAGTTTGGACTTCAGTAAAATGGAAACTCAACCCCGACGTGTTTCTTAGTTATTCAGAGGGCCCTAAGTGGACTTGTTTGCCAGTCACCTTAACCACCAGTCACCTAGATATATGAGCTGAAGACCAGACCCATTTGATATGGCGACAGACGCATTCAGTCTTTGTTGGCAGGACCTCCAAGCCTACAGTTCTCCTtaccataaacttccaaaacttTCCAGCTAAATAACTCCAAATTTTCCTATAACACTCCCTTAGCAACCCATAcattttttgcataatttttgATGGGCTATCGATTGGTGTAGTTTTAAAAAAAACCACCCGTTGCCACgttattctatttaatgcacacctCACGCTATTATTGTTGAATGATAGAAACGTGTCTAAGTTCgctctacaggtgattgttgTTTATTTGATGATTGTTATTGATGCCACCTAAGTCAAAAAGAAGTTTACAGCTGGGAGTAGCCAGAGCACACCGCCAGAAGAAATGTAAAACACAAGAATGCTCCTCCAAATCGAATGAAGGTATTTCTGAAGATAAAACAAGTTCTATTATTGAGGAACATATAACAGACCCTGCTCTTGAATTTTCTAGTACTTTAAACTCTAGTGACATGTCAGAAAATGAGACCACAGAAGTCAGTACTGTTTCAACTGAAAGCGTTGTGCCTGCAACTGGAGATCATAGTGAAACAGCTGAAGAGATTGTACCCACTTTCAGTGATTATGATTCCCAAGATGACGAAGACTACACTTCACCAGCTGAAACTGCAACAGCTAGAGGATGAATTAATCCATGGCCATGCAAAAGACTGGGTAAATTCACTTGACAGAGACGATCTAATGTCACTGTCTCTGTTGCTGCACTATctaatagtaaacattttagGCCTTCAGCTAACGTTTGCTGCTAAAGTGATAGGTGATTTAGTTGGAAAAAGTGAACGAACTGTTCATGAATGGAGGGGAACCTTTTTATGCAATGATGGATCATTTCCAGGTTCACTGCAAGGAAAGTACCAGCAGACTGGAGTCTTGGGACAAAATGAGGAGTTAAACAAGCATGTGAGAAAGTATGTCAGGGGAAAACGCTAATGTAAAAGGTAAACCCAACATGACCATTGCTTCATTTTGCCAGTGGGTAAATAACGAACTTTTACCCAATAGTGTGCTCGAGCCTGGATTTCCTCGCAAAATAAGCGTTGATACTGCAAGAAGATGGCTGCACCATCTTGATTTTAAAGTGTTAGATAGAAAGAAAGGTGTTTATATTGACGGCCACGAGAGAGAGGACGTAGTTGCTTGTCGTAAAAAGTTCATTCAGAAAATGGTATCAATTGGAATTATAAACAAAGATAATGCCCCCACACCTCAAGCTGCCCAGTGCCTACCAGAAGATTTAAGATGTCCACCTGAAGAGCAATTACAGAAAACTATTGTGTTATTCCATGATGAATCCATATTTTCAGCTAATGAAGACCAAGGGACACAATGGGGTGAAAAGGATAATTTTGCAATTAAGCCTAAAAGCAAAGGTTCCGGTATAATGGTATCAGACTTTATTGATGAGTTTAATGGTTACCTTCATCTTAGTGACACAGAATTTTCTCTGGCTGAACACACATATGGGAACAACATTAAAAAAGAAGCTCGTCAATTTTTGGAATATGGAGAGAGTCGAGAAGGTTATTGGACCTCAGACAAATTCCTCACTCAAATGGAACATGCAATAAAAATAGCTGATATTAAGTATCCGAAAGATGTAGGATATCGTGTGGTATGGGTATTTGACAACAGCAGTTGTCACAATGCCTACGCCGATGATGCATTAAATGCGAACAATATGAATGCCAAGCCTGGGGGAAAGCAGCCATGCTTACGTGACACAGAATGGGATGAGAGACCCCAGTGAATGGTCTTTAATATTGGTATTCCAAAGGGCCTTATTCAAGTACTAACTGAAAGAGGCAAATACAAAAAATCAATGAAACTTGAAAACATGAGGAAAGAAATCTCGACTCATCCTGACTTCATGAATGAAATGACCAAACTAGAACATTTTCTACATGATCGTGGACACATTTGCATCATGTTACCAAAGTTTCATTGCGAGCTTAACCCCATAGAAAGATGTTGGGGTCAAGCAAAGCGATATACACGAAGCTTTACAAATTACACTTTACCACGATTACGTACTAATGTTCCCAATGGACTTGATTCGGTGATGCTCGAGAATATCAAAAACTATTTCCGCAAGGTAAAGCAGTACATGTTTGCATACCTAGAAGGCTACACAGCAGGTCCAGACTTAGAAAAGAAAGTAAAAGTATACAAGGAAGTATATAAGTCACACCGAAAGATAGGTGTAAACAGCTGACAAAATCCATTTTTCCATGCATACATTATATCCCAAAGTAAACAATCTATCCTAAAACCCTTCTGTAATTTTATTCCATGataattgtatgtactgtacagtaaaaactaCTATGATAGCTATAAATATGTGTGGGTACATACATTTTTGGTAATaaccatataattatttatgGAAATTGAACTAAAGCAGCAATGAACAAAATGCTGTGTAGAAAGTTTTCATTACACATGATAATCACATAAAAGGTGCAAAAGGTATGGCATCAGTCACTATCAATAGgtacatacattttaaagaAACATGGCAGTGAAATGAAGTTATCTACCACATTCTCATTAAAATCACTGAATTGCTTGTCACTGTTAGTGCACTGTAGAGCATAGATTGAGTAATGTTACCTGAAAAGTTCATTACAATTGCACTATGtatcactgagttatgaattttaaaaatcgtgataccattttggaagtttatggtaAGGAGAACTATATGCCTTCCCACCTTTTGCTTTGTTGGGGAAGTGCATTCAGAAGATATGTGAGGAGGGGAGTATGGTGGAAGGAGTCGATACCAGTGTGTTCTCAGCCCGGAGCATCCTCTCCAGCAGCCCTTTCAAAAGGGGTTCACATAGCAGATATTCTGACAATGACAGACTGGAGCAGGGATTCCACCTTCAAGAGGTTCTACTACTGCTTCTCAGAAGATGAAGGATATGCCCAGAGGCTCTAATCCCATGAAATGAACAGTCATTGATTTGGTTTCATGCATTGTAGTCAGTTCACCAATGTTAATCGTTTAAATGAAATTTTGCCTTTAGATGCGAGTCTCATTGGCTTATAGACAATACCAGACATACATCTCTGTCTACAATAAGCAGATGGCAACTAGAGCATTATGGGACTGGTAATACCTTCCCGGGTACAGTAGGTAAAGTTTCTCGCATGTGCACAATGCACATGTGCTATATAGGCAGTAATTCATTGTGGGTGCAGGTGGTAACGGTGCTTGTTTCCTCACTTGATGGCTACCTGCCTTTAACAGAGGCTTTGAACTCTATCAGTGTTATAGGAACAAATTGCACGAAATATAATAATCAATTTGATGAGGGTCCATGGGTCCTGAAGTTAAATAGTAATTATATGAGTGCCCTTAATATGCGATACCCCCTCTCCCTACCAGTGTTACATTCATTGTTTTCCAGCAGGTCACCATCAAGTGGATGGAGTGATCTGTGCAGTTCTGCAGCAAAGACAAGGTGGGACTTGGGGCGTGTGCTGTGCGTTTATTGGAAAAGCCGAATTGTGTTGCTGTGAAGTGCTGTATTGTTGTGTAACGAGAAAGAAATATCAGTGTTACATTCACTCATCTCAATAACAATTTAACTTCAGGTCCCATGGACTCTCATCAAATCGATCATTAGGGCAGCTTGCACATGCTTTTGTGCCCATGTGCATGTGAGAGTTTATGACTAACAGCTGTAATGTCTAAGAAACTTCACcaaaacaccattgatatgcttaCTTTATATAATTCCAAATAGCAGACAACCACTGCATGATTTAAACTTAAAGAGATTAATTCGTTATTGGTTTGATATGAGAAACTGGCACCAAATCAGTGTATTTCTTGTTGAACGGATTTGTCTGAAATTTCAGTGTTTATCATTTTACATGAATTAATTCAAAGGTATACACTTATTAATAATTGTAAATACTAAATAGCAAGTATTGTTAGAGTCTCAAAGTCTCCTCCAGAAATCATTACATAGAAATTACCTTGCTACACCTACTTTGACCATTTGCTAAATATAAAATGGCAAGTCTACAGTTGTATAATGTATAATGCAAGACTGACAGAAAATCCTTTAAAGTTCTTGAAACACTAACTTTTCTTAGGACACTATCCAAATACATTTTTAGCCAGCAATACAGGTATTTAACATTGAAATCCATTCCATTTACGACACTTGACCGATCAAGTGATCACCAACCCATTTGTGGTGTAGTTTATCTACTGATCTTTGATTTTACTCACCTCTCTTAGTATAGCATTTCCATCATTGGTCATCACCACACCTCCCATAGGATCCATCAACATCTATAAATTGGTGTTAGTAGTTGTGATGGTAGAATTACACTGACCTTTAGCATTGCCCTAGGACCAAGGCATGTTTGAATAACTCCAGAAATGTTCTGtgggcagtattggttaagtatactGCTACTGGCTGTTGAATGCCTTACTTTAGCTGCTTGTATATTTCCTAGTTGTGCTTTTTTACCACTTTCTCTCTTCGTGTTGTGGCCTGTCGGggtaaatatactctaataagtCCCCACCACATTTGGATTGTCCACACTAATAGATAAAGTCCTGTACTCACTTAACACTAACACAGGAGCCTGCATCTTGTTGCCTTCGCTAGTAGTCGATGTTCGTACCGTGTAACGTGTATCTCCACGAGTTAATTGCGCCTGCGCAGTAGCTCTCTTGTTTGGTGTACTTTATTTGGAATACAAGGGTAAGAATCGTGTTTTGTGCAAGCGATCATAGCTTGCTTTGGGACCTGCTTTTTGATCGAGTATCTATCGGTATAATATTTTAATTTCGTTTGTGTTGTAGGCGTGATGGCGCCTCCAAAGTACCAAGGCCACAAGGTCACTCCCCACAATCCTAGGGCGAGACCTTCGAGGAGAAAAGGAGTAAGCAAACTGATTTGTAATTGCTGTAGGTTAATTAAGTAATGTATTATTATAACTGTGCAGGTTGTTACGTTCGTAGTATTGTATACGTGGTTGATGTGCTATTAGAAAATCACGTGTAagactagtgtgtgtgtgtgtgctgaaaTGTAGTTTTTAAAATTGATTTACTCTTTCGTGTCTTTCGTTTAGATACAAAGCAAGAGAGTGAAGTTTGTTCGCGACATCATTAAAGAAGTGGTGGGATTAGCTCCCTACGAGAAAAGAATAATTGAATTGTTGAAAATTGGAAAGGAGAAAAGAGCACTCAAATTTGCAAAGAAGAGAGTGAGTAGTGTAATTTTATCAGCGTTTTATACTAGTGACTTTTAGCTTGGGACTCACAGACGAGGCAAGAGGAAGAGAGAAGAAATGAAGGCAACGTTGATGGCCATGCgcaaggcacaacaacagcagcagcaacaacaacaacaacactaaacTTGAACTCCATTATTATTCTTTACAATTTATCAATAtaaattcgattgtgggagtggTTGCTATGGTAGCGTAGCATCACTAGGATGAATATCGCTAGTTATGGCTGAACAGTTAATAGAGATCGAAGCGGAGGACGACTATCCGACGCCAAAGAGCGGATTACTTGGCGATCAAGGTGAAGATCTCGTAGAGGCCAAGAAAGCGACTCTAAAAATTAAGAAGAAGCGAAAGTTAGTTGCATCGATACACTCCACTGCGTTCAATTACGTTTTTTTCAAGGGGCTTGAAGATTTGTCTAGAGAATTGCAAATATGAAAGCGGTAAGAAATACTGGAAAATGTAGGGGGCATGGCTAATTAAGGTTTGATAGTGCGAAGGGTTGCTCGCAGATTTGGTTTAAAAGAAGTCAGTGAAGATGATGACTGGAATGTGTTCTGGACCGACACTTCAGTGGGTCTAGAGAGGGTGATGGACATGAAGAGATACCAGGTAACTTGTAATAGCTCTATATTACCTCAATTTTTGCTATGTAGAAAATCAACCACTTTCCTGGCATGAGTGAAATATGTCGCAAAGATCTACTGGCAAGAAACATGAACAGAATGCTAAAACTTTTCCCTAAAG
The Dysidea avara chromosome 7, odDysAvar1.4, whole genome shotgun sequence genome window above contains:
- the LOC136261898 gene encoding large ribosomal subunit protein eL36-like, which gives rise to MAPPKYQGHKVTPHNPRARPSRRKGIQSKRVKFVRDIIKEVVGLAPYEKRIIELLKIGKEKRALKFAKKRLGTHRRGKRKREEMKATLMAMRKAQQQQQQQQQQH
- the LOC136261885 gene encoding uncharacterized protein: MSGENANVKGKPNMTIASFCQWVNNELLPNSVLEPGFPRKISVDTARRWLHHLDFKVLDRKKGVYIDGHEREDVVACRKKFIQKMVSIGIINKDNAPTPQAAQCLPEDLRCPPEEQLQKTIVLFHDESIFSANEDQGTQWGEKDNFAIKPKSKGSGIMVSDFIDEFNGYLHLSDTEFSLAEHTYGNNIKKEARQFLEYGESREGYWTSDKFLTQMEHAIKIADIKYPKDVGYRVVWVFDNSSCHNAYADDALNANNMNAKPGGKQPCLRDTEWDERPQ